GTAttgtttgtggttgtcaATTTGCTCAACAAAGACTATCATCAAGGTCAGATACTAGTGCTTGGACCATGGCTGCTTCCACTTCCGTGCTTCCGCTCTCGTCCTTGTCAAAGGATGAGACAATTATTAAACTTCCTCATCCATACTTTACCGAGTTCACTGTTCAAAAGACAACTCCGCCATCTAATAAATCATCTGGAGATGTGCCATTCTACCAGCTCAACGAGCGGCCCAATTCCTCGAAGCAACAACTCTCAGCTCCGCTGCATAGCTCCAAGCTGTACTTCTCTGAACCAGCCGACCTAAAGTCAAGCGAACTTCCTGCAGATTCCAACAACGACTCCTGGGCCAGAGCAAGGCGCTCACCATGCTCCGTTGTCATTTGGGATGGCGCTGAGACGCCTACCTTGGCGCAGGCCTGGTTGCTCATATACGTATTGTTCACGGTTCGACCTGGCATGGAGTCTGTACGATTGGAGCTGATTGGAAAGAATGCCTCGACTCTGGGAGCTCAATTGCGTGATGTTCTTCTCGCAATTGATCATCCACTACCTGCAAGAGAGAAGCTCGTTGCAGTCGTCAAGCCGGATGAGTATGTTGTTCTAGCTCTTCGGAGCACATTTTGGCAAGGCGCTGGATCGCCTTTCGGACCTCGACCTGTCTGGTTGCCTGCTGAGTCGCCTGCGTCTCTTTCTGGAGCTAATCAACTGGCATCGTACCCTCTTACTCCTCTCCAGCACACAATTACTATTACTTCAGCTGGCGATCCTCAAGATCCTGAGAGGTGTCAGCAGTCGTGGCATCCAATTCGGCCTGCAAAGCCTGCTCCCGGAGCTGTCGTTTACAGCAGATGGATTCCTCACCTGAAGGAAACTTTCTCAATGGTTTCTTTGGACTACCAAGATGACGAGCACTTGAGATTGTTCCATGAGTGGCAGAATGACCCTCGTGTTTCGCAGGGTTGGAATGAGACGGGCACTCTTGAGCAACATCGAGAGTACCTACGCAACATTCATGAGGACCCTCATCAGGTTGCGGTTCTAGCCAAGTGGGATGATGCCTACTTTGCCTACTTTGAGGTCTACTGGGCCAAGGTATGTTTTTTAACCGGATCACAGCTCTATTTGTTAAAGGTTGCTGCTGACATTCCAACTCTGTTGTAGGAGGATCGCCTCGGAGGGTACTACGATGCAGGCGATTTTGACCGTGGCCGCCACTCTCTCGTCGGTGACGTTCGTTTCCGTGGCCCTCATCGTGTGACTGCCTGGtggagcagcttgatgcaTTATCTCTTCCTCGATGATCCTCGTACTATGCATGTCGTGGGCGAACCGAAGAACACCAACTCGACTGTTGTCATGTATGACCTTATTCACGGGTTTGGTATTGAACATTTTGTCGACTTGCCGCATAAGCGAAGCGCATTTGTACGATGTCCACGCGGTCGATTCTTCCAGCTCTGTCCTCTCGGAGAGAGTGAGAAGGCTGTTGGTGGTATGAGGATTGGGTTGGTTCCGAAGTTGTAGAGATTTGGATTGATTTGGTCTGATGTCGGGAAACAAAAAGGAATATTTCGGCCGCAATTTCTGGCCACAGTATAGAAATGAATGTAGGCAACCAAATTGAATTGATACAAAAGTCTGATGATATAATCGCATTCGTAAGCAGTGATTTTGAAACTCCAAGCATACTACCGCTCAAGGTGAAAGCTTCCTTATTGGTAAAGAGCGATGAATGTTTGCCAAAATCTAATTCTATCCAATAGTTCTAACAAATACTGTAACCGTCTAAGCAACCAACTTTTAATCGCTTTGTCCTCTACCCGCTACGCCTCAGTCCCCCGTGTGACCAATCTCTACAACTTGGACGTCTGCGATCTCTTGGCCAAAATATCATTAcccatcttggccatttcaaACTTCCTCACCTTCCCACTGCCAGTCAATGGCACGTCCGAGGGCACTCCATTTTGTCCCAGCCAGAAAACATGCGTCGGTGACTTGTGCTTACCCAGGGTGTTGCGAACCCAGTCCCGCAACTCCAAGTCTGTTGGCTGGAGACTGTTATCGAGTTTCTCGACAAATGCACCCACTACCTCGCCATAGTGTTTGTCTTTGAGCCCGACGACAATGGCCCTGGAGACGGAAGGGTGGGCCATGAGTCGCTCCTCGATTTCCAGCGGGTATATGTTCTCGCCACCTAGTTACGTCAGTTTAGAATTACAGAAGGAACAATGTATGCTGTTAGAGTCTAACGTACCTCTAatgatgatgtccttgaaTCGGCCGGTAATGGTACAGTAGCCGTTCTCATCAAAAACAGCTTCGTCACCAGTGTGTAACCACAGGA
The genomic region above belongs to Pochonia chlamydosporia 170 chromosome 2, whole genome shotgun sequence and contains:
- a CDS encoding aerobactin siderophore biosynthesis protein iucB (similar to Verticillium alfalfae VaMs.102 XP_003006914.1), with the translated sequence MAASTSVLPLSSLSKDETIIKLPHPYFTEFTVQKTTPPSNKSSGDVPFYQLNERPNSSKQQLSAPLHSSKLYFSEPADLKSSELPADSNNDSWARARRSPCSVVIWDGAETPTLAQAWLLIYVLFTVRPGMESVRLELIGKNASTLGAQLRDVLLAIDHPLPAREKLVAVVKPDEYVVLALRSTFWQGAGSPFGPRPVWLPAESPASLSGANQLASYPLTPLQHTITITSAGDPQDPERCQQSWHPIRPAKPAPGAVVYSRWIPHLKETFSMVSLDYQDDEHLRLFHEWQNDPRVSQGWNETGTLEQHREYLRNIHEDPHQVAVLAKWDDAYFAYFEVYWAKEDRLGGYYDAGDFDRGRHSLVGDVRFRGPHRVTAWWSSLMHYLFLDDPRTMHVVGEPKNTNSTVVMYDLIHGFGIEHFVDLPHKRSAFVRCPRGRFFQLCPLGESEKAVGGMRIGLVPKL